In Microbacterium foliorum, the following proteins share a genomic window:
- the rpmH gene encoding 50S ribosomal protein L34, translating into MSKRTFQPNNRRRAKKHGFRLRMRTRAGRAILSARRAKGRTELSA; encoded by the coding sequence ATGAGCAAGCGCACTTTCCAGCCCAACAACCGTCGTCGCGCCAAGAAGCACGGCTTCCGCCTTCGCATGCGCACCCGCGCCGGCCGCGCGATCCTCTCGGCTCGCCGCGCGAAGGGCCGCACCGAGCTCTCCGCGTAG